The genomic stretch CTGGAATTTAGACATACCTTTTCAATGGTATATGGCGTTAGTGATGTTTCAAAATTAGTGGAGTTAATAGTTATACTTCTGAATTTGACCTCAGACTCTCAATATGCACAAAAGATTTAGTCCAGTGGAGGCTGCAGACCAAAATCTTCTAATTGTCTTTAATATGTAAAATCTGCCAAGTGAAACAAACTCCAAGCAAAGaggaatttataataaatataccgGATGCATTTGATCAAGTTTAATAAACAAACTCATCATAAGGTTCATACTTACCTTGACCAGGCTCTCTAAATGAAATCCAACTTTTGATCCCTTGCACTTGATAATTCAGTAAAATAAATTGTCCATCTTACAATATGAAGCCTTGAGATTGGATTGGAAAAGTagatttcttcttttgttgtACAACTTGGATGGATATCGCTTTGACCATGTGCAAGCATGATAATCATGTTTCATTTAAACTTATGGGTATTGTCTTGTCCTCATTTGATGGCATCTAAATCCTATTCGTATGTGCATCTAAATTAGACATAACAAATGTCCATGTGAATTTTTCCCTAGGTGCGAAAAACTTTGCAGATCTCAACATCATGAGCTTCAACCCTTAGGAAAGATCTTAAATGTGTTTTCATTGTGGATGCGGTtacaaaggggaaaaaaataaagaaattgctGTTCTCTTTCTAATCCAATTTCAAGGCTTTGTTTTGTTAAGGCGGGACATAGTATTTTAATGAATCATCAAGTGCCAaggataaaagttttttttgtcaattcttCTTTGCATGCAGTTCCTTTTACTTGAAAgatttctcatgtttttttttttcttctgaaagaCGGATGCTCCTACAAgtgtaaaaacaaacactaaaatGAGAGTGGCCTTTGCCAGATACAAAGTCAAAGTTTAATAGGAGCATCTCTAGCAAGCCACTAGACTCAACCTTTTCTGCATGTAAGATTATAAGGTCTTTGTTTTGAAGTTACGTGTCTCTAGTTTCTGGAGCTTGGTGTTATCTGatctgtttttttatggttttatataTCATTTGAACTAGATGCATACATTTTTTCTTGCAGTATCCTATTCCGGTGAAGAAGGAGACACAAGGAAGAACAGATCTCTATGTTGGTAACTGGTTGAAGTCTCAACCCCGAGACAAGGTACTTTGTTAAGAAACATTACTTGCCAATGTTTCCTTTTTAGAGTTCACGATAGGCCCCCCTGATCAAGattttaaatgttctttcgaatTCCAGTTTCTTCAATCTCATTAAGTACTTCAATTGATCAAAGCATGATATTCTTTCCTAATCCTTTGCTTGAATTGCCGTGCTTACTTCTTAGCTAGTGGCAGCAGTTAATTTTCAGTATGTCTATGCTTCTAATGGTGCATGTTTTTATGTGTGCTACATTCAATGTCAATGGTAACCGATAATGGTAGATAAAGTTGATACAATATTTGCAGTTAAAAGCTCGAAGCAGATCCATGGTCTTAATTTATGCTGAACATTTACTCCAGAGTTGCTAATTTGATTTGTGATCTGTCCCGTGTTAATTTGATTCCTTTTGATTAATgagtgatttttgtttttgcggTGGTAGAATCTGGAGCTGTGGATAAATTCATGGATTTGTATGTCCGGGTTTAATTAATCACCGAATTTAAAGATATCATCAGtaactttagttttttcttcaccACACATCTTTCCTGGTCACCACTTGGTTGACTCAAGCTCAAGTACCTAATTTCTTAGTACTTTCAGATCAATGATATATGGTTATCTTTCATTATGCATAGGTTATTTTGGCTACAAAAGTATGTGGGTATTCGGAGAGGTTCAGTTATCTTCGTGGCAATGCTAAGGTTGTGCGGGTTGATGCTGCTAATATTAAAGAGAGTGTGGAGAAAAGCCTCAAGCGCCTTGGCACTGATTACATTGACCTGTTGCAAATCCACTGGTAACtttgcgtgtttttttttttttttcgttttaatgATTACCCTAGCATCTGAAGTTCAGATTTCCTATGACTGGAGGTAATTTATATGATTGACCTTGTTGTTTTGACCCCAAAAGAAGATTTGCAATTACTTTTGATTTAAGAATACATGATTAATTTGCTTAGAATATAAACATATGCTGATTACATTTTCACAAGATCCTTAACTGTCCTAGGATATATATTGTGGGATTCTTAACTACTGAACCAGGAATATTTTTGGTTTCCAGCTACCTGGAGTCTCACACACCATGTATTGAAATCCCAATAGAACTGGGACAGCCAGTTAGGTTCTCTAGGCAGACTAGGCCTTAGTTTTTAGTTACTTGTTACATATTTATCATATTGGCTAGTCAATCATTTAAATTTCAACTTCCTATATGCTGCTGATTAATGATAGTATGAAACTACCGGATATGGTACTCCTATATGATCACATCTTCTATGAATACATCAAGAGAACTTATGGCAACAGATTTTGCTCTGCTTATATCACTGAAGAGGTTGTACTTTGTCTTAATAAAGAAATTAGGATCTGGGCGTCCCTACAGAAACCGAGTCACTGATCCTCTTATGTTATAGTTTCTTTATTTCAAAAGATTCATAATGCAATAGAAGCCAAAAGCTAGTGCATTTAAATAACAAGGACACATAGAGGAGTACCATCTAAAAGGATCCGCAACATGACATTGTATGAGCATTTTTGCTTGGCCAAGAGCTAGTGCATTTAAATGCCAAGGACAAGTAGAAGAGTACCAAAAGCTAGTGCATTTAAATATCAAGGaaaaatcaggtataaaatgGCTTTGATCAAGATTCTTAATGATCCCAAGTGTAAAGTCATATTTTTCCTATATTGTTGGAAACCTTTTTGTTGTGTTGGGATCATTATGCTGTAAAGTTTTATAACAGGACAAACAGTTGACCCtactaattttttcttctctctttactTTCCCTCCCTGATGTATCAACTGTTTGTCCTGTCATATCACTAAGGAATTTCTTATTATACTTGCCAGTTTTCATTCAGAATAAAAGCTATATACGAAAGGAAAACTCTCATCAAATGAGTTGTGGTTTAACTTCAATACAGGCCTGATCGCTATGTAGCAGTGTTTGGTGAGTTTTTGTATGATTATTCAAAATGGAGACCAAGTTCGCCATTTGTGGAGCAACTGAAGGCCTTTCAAGACCTGATTGATGAAGGAAAGGTAACTGGTTGCTATACATTTAACGACTTGTATCTCCCTGATGTgttaaatacatatattatgGCACTGTTTTTTGGATAATATGGTGAATTTATACTCTTTTCTTGATGTAATACGGTGAATTTATAAATGATGAGTGCATCAGACATTCAAGGAACACTATAAATGAAAGAAATCTTGAACTGCATTCTGAAATAATAGAAAGGGAAGAGATCACATGTTCAGCTAGTATAAAAGAAATCACTCAAACTGATTATCAGTTGAAGACACTCCTCAAAGAAAACTATCCTGCAGCATCCCACAACAAAGTTAAGAAAACTATCCTTCCTAACTTATAAAAATTGTTGTGAAGTGAGGCAATTTTTAAAGAATCTGGACTTCTGCTCCATCTTGATGCTCCAAACAAGTGGAGACATAGCACACCTCCACTGCATGCCTCCTCCAAAATCTGTAAACTGCTTCCGAAACAAGTCATTGACAGGTTCCAGAAATGGAGATAAAGATCTTTGTGTTGGGGTTTTACCAACAACAAAATAGATAGAGAGGAAGAGAGTCTCACTTACTACCAGTCCTTCTAAAGTCTAAACTGCACCTACACATCCAGGACTCACTGCTGATGAATAACAATTCATGTTATAAGCACTAATCTACTGGCCTGGGAGAGAAGATGGCTCTGACCTCTGACTTTTCTATCTTAACACTTAGCTTAATCACATGGAGGCAGGTCTTTGTATGATTTATCCCTGTTTTATCTTGCATGAatttaacatcaatattttaGTAACTGCTTGAGAATATGAATGCCTTTGAAATTATTTAGGTACGCTATATTGGTGTTTCAAATGAGACTTCATATGGAGTGATGGAGTTTGTTCATGCAGCCAAAGTTGAAGGATTGCCAAAGATCATCAGTATCCAAAACAGCTATAGTCTGCTAGTTAGGTGTCGTTTTGAAGGTAATTGGTTTCTGTTCTTCATATAATTTCAGGTGGAAATCCAAAATGAAGCCCTTTCTGATCTGACGCCTGCTGCCATTATTTTCCACTTTCATTGCTGCATCTAACATAAATTTTAGAATAGAAGATCCTGTTATCTCACTCCAGCTTTTCTATTTCACTATTTAGTACTTATCACCTTAATTCTCTTTCTCGGGCAAGGCATTTTTGTACACGTAGAACCCAATTCTTCCTCACATGTCTAGTATCATGCCCTCTGTAGCTCTAGAACTTGGTTACCAGTTCTCATTGATGTCCGCTGGACTCTTTTATCTGTTATCTGTGTTAAGTAAATTTTTCTCAATTGTTTCTCGTAGTACTTTTTTTCCAGATTTTCTTCATGCCTTTAAAGCTTCTAGAGAAGCCCTTAACGGTTTTGCAGTTGAGGCCAATgcttttctaatttcatcaataatgctTGGGATGCAAACTGAGCTTTGAGCAGCAAAAATAGTTTAGAGGACAGGTGATTACAAGAGGAAGTTTCATGACTGAAAGTATTTGATTGTTTATCAGATAACCTGATGTGCACATCTTGTTTCAGTAGCTGGCTACAATGTCATGTTGCTATGCTGGGATTGAAGTTCAATGCCTCACAATTTGAATTTGTTCTCAAAATTTTAATTCCTTGCTTTAGGCTTTGATTTCATTctgataaataattaatacatgtcACGCTGTGTTTATTCTGTCCCTTgtttaataaactaataaagTTGGTAGAATTGGGAGTTTTCCCACCcactaataaattaattctaagTTTTACTTGGAGAAAGCAATAGACAAGTTGTACTTGTTTGGATGCTTGTTTGAAGGCCAATGTAATTATGTCTCCTTGGTTATTGCAGTTGATCTCCTTGAAGTCTGCCACCCAAAAAATTACAACATTGGCTTGCTTGCTTACTCTCCATTGGGTAGTGGCATGCTGAGTGGGAAGTATTTGGATATTAACTCTGAGGCTGCAAAGAAAGGAAGGCTAAACCTCTTCCCTGGCTACATGGAGAGATACAAAAATTCACTCTCCAGGGTATGCTATAATCTAAATGTTTCTATAGATTGCAATGGACAGTTTTGAGCATGTTTCGGACTCGTTGATATACAAATGCAGAGAAAGCACGGTTGACTCCGTTGTTAGGGCAGAAGCAATCTCTGTTATGAGAAACTAAGTGGTCTAAGTTCTATTGTGtcagaaaaatcagaaaaaagtaTTAGTGGCACTTTGTGTAGGAGAACTAGTTGAATTGTTGGACTTTGTCTTTTacaatcttgttttatttttagttttactaGACTAGTTTACAAAAGCATTGCTCTTTGAGATTTTTCGTGCTCTTGGTAAAAAAGATCCTGAACAATGTCGTACTTCCACATATACACTAGAAGTCAGAGGGCcatcaaacacacacacacaaatagaAATCCATGAGCAGGAACATTTCTCGCAGGTTATCGTATATTTAAGATGTATGACTATTTTGGAATCCCTTTTTTTACTGCATTTAGTTGATTGCTTTGAACATCAAGTTGAATCTATTACAGCTAGTTTGTTTTTGTGCTCAATGTTCCTCGTGTCTCAGGAAGCAACCGTACAGTATATTGAATTGGCCAAGAAGCATGGTCTAACTCCAGTTGAGCTTGCCCTTGGATTCGTTCGAGACCGTCCATTTGTGACAAGTTCAATCATTGGCGCAACTTCTCTTGAGCAACTAAAAGAAGATATCGATGCTATTATGACGGCCCCGCGACCTTTGCCAGCTGAAGTAACTGCAGATATTGAAACTATTTTCAAGAGATACAAAGATCCGTCCATCATTTAACTGTTGTTGCCTTAAGAGTCTGTTATAATCTTTAAAGATTAACATATATTGTCATATTATCACTATACAAGCATTTATCGAGGCCAGGGAAAAAGAACACTTGATATGAAACAATCGAGTATTAGCTCAACGAAGCTTTCTACCATTTTTTCTCCATACGTTAAGAACAATAACAGgtgtttaatatttatgaatttaactGTGCTAACTTAAATACAAATATGTTTATGCTAGCTTGCGGGTTGTCTGTCTGAGCTCGCAGGTATCTGGTTCGCGTGGGTTAATAATTGCGGGTGTTGAACAGTCGTGAGTAATCATGCGCCATAAGACTTGATAAACATGACCTACTTGTATGATAATCCTtcgagggttttttttttccttcaatggCCGGAAAAATCttcaatattttaagaaaacctATTATTCCATGCTTCATTTATTAAACTATATTGacaattgtattttaatttatatggtttaaaatatgaagaaaaatgaaagatagtatacaaaaaatgaaaatgaaaatatcaattagCACATTTGAAAAGCAGTTTAACCAGTCAGGGGACGTGGCGGCAATCAAAGAAGCGCGCCAATATCTGACCCAATTGCTTTTTAGCTACAAAACCACCTTAACAATGTGACACGCTGCTTCCTTCCCTCCTATCTCGCCTCcactccctctccctccctccctccctctctctctccggTCACACAAACAAACGTTGATGTGCTTCTTGATCTGATTTTTCTTCATGATCAATTGACAGAATCCATCTCGCCcaaagaaaaaa from Populus alba chromosome 8, ASM523922v2, whole genome shotgun sequence encodes the following:
- the LOC118057272 gene encoding uncharacterized protein, which codes for MAFSSSTFSTIPVFLYKSTRHAPNNKTRLRPPITATLAEKKNTNALQYRKLGDSDLEISEITMGTMTFGEQNTEKEAHEMLSYAFDHGINIFDTAETYPIPVKKETQGRTDLYVGNWLKSQPRDKVILATKVCGYSERFSYLRGNAKVVRVDAANIKESVEKSLKRLGTDYIDLLQIHWPDRYVAVFGEFLYDYSKWRPSSPFVEQLKAFQDLIDEGKVRYIGVSNETSYGVMEFVHAAKVEGLPKIISIQNSYSLLVRCRFEVDLLEVCHPKNYNIGLLAYSPLGSGMLSGKYLDINSEAAKKGRLNLFPGYMERYKNSLSREATVQYIELAKKHGLTPVELALGFVRDRPFVTSSIIGATSLEQLKEDIDAIMTAPRPLPAEVTADIETIFKRYKDPSII